Within Vicia villosa cultivar HV-30 ecotype Madison, WI linkage group LG1, Vvil1.0, whole genome shotgun sequence, the genomic segment CCCCTGTTTCTCTACAGAGATAAATCAAATACATTTTAAGCTACATATAAAAACTACATACCAGGTACCAAATCATACCTTACAAGTTAATAGCTCTCCTTCTCTTTTCTCCTCCCTCAAcaatatatgaaaaaataaataaaacaatggcAAAAACCAAATATTAGATTCACCAAAAAGACTCGTCCAGTTAAACAAGTTCAGTTGGTAGCTGTGTAGAAACATCAGATATCAGATATGATACATGTTCGATTCCTTCAAAGGAGCAGTATGATTAAAAAACTTCAATGTCCTTATCCacttctcttgattcttcaacaaatGAACAGCAATAGTATCGCTCACAAGCTCATGACTACAAACAGAAGGTGGATCAGGATAATTATACATAGACCATTTCGCATTAAACCTATTCAATCCTCTACGACCCCATCTCATCCAATCCCCAAACACCTTATCTTCCGGACCCTCCACGTGTTTCTTCGGAATATCAGAACCATGTATCCACTCAACAATATCCCatgacaccaaaaaccccatCCCAGACATGTAGTGTTTGAAAGGGTCCATGCTTCCACACGGTATCACGAATCCATAGTATAAATCCTCACTCGGTAACGGTTTTAACGAGTTTACCAAACTGTTGAGTCTCACGTAGGTGTCATCGTCCGCTTTCATGACGTAGTGATAAGGAGGGTAGTTTGGTCCATTCACTGTTTCATTGAAGATTTCTGGTAAACTTGTGAAGAATGATGAGGTTTTACCTTTGTTCATGTTTTCTGTGCAGTTGAGAATTATAATGTCGTTGTATCGCATGATTTCTAATGCGATTATTGTTTTTTGATCTTCTTTTGTGAGGTTGCAGAAGACGAATTTGACGTCGATTTTTGCATTTTCAGGGGTTTGTGTACTGTATACTACACGGAGGAAGTGTCGTCGGAGGTATTGGTCGGGGAGTGTGAGGACTCCGATGAGGATCCTGATatcttgtttttgttcttgttcttgttgttggtttgAGAGAATGCTACATCGACCGAATGTTGGAAGATTCTTGAAGCGAAATTCGTTAATGGAAGCTAATATGCAAAGGAAGAAGATTGATATGAAACATGAGAGCATGAAACGTTTTCGGTTTGGTTTCGGAGACTTGACTACCACCATTGTTTTGTTGTTGAATGTGAAGATTTGGAaattgaaaaatagaaagaaaagggATGTGAATTATGGGGTGAAGGGAGGTTTGTAGTTAATAAATTTTGTGAAGTTTCTTAGAGGAAACTCTATTGGTTTTTCTACCTTATTATGTGCATGATATGGAGTAACTTGGTTGGTTAATTATTAGTTAATTGAACATTGGCGTGAAAAAGGAGCATTGAGATGGTGGATTTGAGCCTAAATGGTGTGAGCAAGGATGTGTTGAAACTCGTTTTGATTGCGTGATTTTGGTGTAAAGTGGTTTGGTCAACTTTTCGTAATTAGGCAGATTTGCATGAAGGAAGAAGGATGGCATGGACATAATTCACGCCATGCTTGACTGTAAAGTAAGTAACGCCATTGACCAAGGAAatgattatttaaattaaagATCTAGTAgttatattatttgatttatttgtatccCATAGATAAAATTTTTTAATGGCAAATATATACTAATAGAGATGTGAAAACAAATACAACTATGAAGTGTAGCTAAAAAGGTATAAGATGTGTGCTATAAACTCACATGAAAcacataaataaacaaaaataacgaCGAGACTAATCGAAAAATATAAACGCAAAAAAAATTTGTATACtttcaattaatagtaattgttagATCTTGAATCATGCTTGATTTTTCTCTTAACTGTATTTGTTTTAGGTTACAAACAACCCATAAAAAGTTTAGTCTAATTCGTATAGTGAAGAATGGGTGGACATGCATTTATAAGCACCGCACTAAAGCATGTCATTCCTTTCATTACCATGGTTGATATGTATTCAATAGTTACTCGCGCTCCATGTCAAACAAATTATAAATGATTGTAACTTCACTCATACTAGCACAATTTCATCTTAAGCCCTTACTAACTTAAGTATTAaagtgttaatattttttttttatagataccCTCTTCAATCACTAAAGAGTTATCACCATCGCGCGAAAGCATCTCCACGATGATCATTTTCAACCTACCATGGTTGATATGAAAATCAACCTTTTATTCTCTTGAgttctttttgattttttcaaTTTTCCCAATTTCACCGCCACAATCATTTTTTAGTTACAACAATCATATTTGGTTTTTATTGCTTCTTCAATAGTCGGTTCGAAACTACTTCGTACTCGAAGCATCACCAATGATCTCTGATCAACTACTAAGATTCTTCAAGATAATGATTCACCAATTATTGATATCGTCAATGAAGATCCTCAAGCTTCAATGATGATGCTTCAACCATCAGTTTAAGAAACCCATCTAGTTCATTCATCACATAATCAGGTTCCTCCACCTCACATTTTTCTTCCTCCACTATAACCTCTTCTTTCTACACTACAACCTCACGTTTTAGTTCACCCACTATCGCATCTTATCCAACACCACATGTCTTCATTCTGCGCACCAAATGCTAGTGAGCTCCTATTGAACATTTTCAATTTGTTGTTGCAACAAAACGCAAAGCTCATTCGCGtagaagaaaataagga encodes:
- the LOC131601060 gene encoding hydroxyproline O-galactosyltransferase GALT3; protein product: MVVVKSPKPNRKRFMLSCFISIFFLCILASINEFRFKNLPTFGRCSILSNQQQEQEQKQDIRILIGVLTLPDQYLRRHFLRVVYSTQTPENAKIDVKFVFCNLTKEDQKTIIALEIMRYNDIIILNCTENMNKGKTSSFFTSLPEIFNETVNGPNYPPYHYVMKADDDTYVRLNSLVNSLKPLPSEDLYYGFVIPCGSMDPFKHYMSGMGFLVSWDIVEWIHGSDIPKKHVEGPEDKVFGDWMRWGRRGLNRFNAKWSMYNYPDPPSVCSHELVSDTIAVHLLKNQEKWIRTLKFFNHTAPLKESNMYHI